A portion of the Stigmatella aurantiaca DW4/3-1 genome contains these proteins:
- the trmFO gene encoding methylenetetrahydrofolate--tRNA-(uracil(54)-C(5))-methyltransferase (FADH(2)-oxidizing) TrmFO, translating into MPEAKPRVTVIGGGLAGSECAWQLARRGVAVTLREMKPQKRSPAHKSDQLAELVCSNSFRSDNPESAIGLLHAELRAVDSLILGRADTHRVPAGDALAVDREQFSGAVTQAVREHPLVEVVGGEVETLPDGVVVVATGPLTSDALTRELERYVGQKLYFYDSIAPIVSGDSIDLEIAFRQSRYGKGDGDDYLNLPMNREEYYRFIAEVKAGQKLTPHSFEEPKYFEGCLPIEVMAERGDETLAFGPMKPVGLMDPRTGQAPYAVVQLRMEDRAGTAWNMVGFQTRLTWGEQKRIFTTCIPGLKDAEFLRMGQIHRNTFIDSPRLLDKDLSLKAERRLFFAGQITGVEGYVESSACGYLTALAVQARLMGHEFVPPPATTALGSLYRHVTGEAHPPDYPHQPSNIIFGLFPPLPGRVKKADKRARYAARAQEDLLAWLPTVAVAQSLQRSA; encoded by the coding sequence ATGCCGGAAGCGAAGCCGCGCGTGACAGTGATTGGTGGAGGGCTGGCGGGCAGTGAGTGCGCCTGGCAGCTCGCACGGCGAGGGGTGGCCGTGACGCTCCGGGAGATGAAGCCGCAGAAGCGCTCGCCGGCCCACAAGTCGGATCAGCTGGCCGAGCTGGTGTGCTCCAACTCCTTCCGCTCGGACAACCCCGAGAGCGCGATCGGGTTGCTGCACGCGGAGCTGCGCGCGGTGGACTCGCTCATCCTGGGCCGGGCGGACACGCACCGGGTGCCCGCCGGGGATGCGCTCGCGGTGGACCGGGAGCAGTTCTCCGGCGCGGTGACGCAGGCGGTGCGCGAGCACCCGCTGGTGGAGGTGGTGGGCGGCGAGGTGGAGACGTTGCCGGATGGGGTGGTGGTGGTGGCCACGGGCCCGCTCACCTCGGATGCGCTCACCCGGGAGCTGGAGCGGTACGTGGGGCAAAAGCTCTACTTCTATGACTCCATCGCGCCCATCGTTTCGGGGGACTCCATCGACCTGGAGATTGCCTTCCGGCAGAGCCGCTACGGCAAGGGCGATGGCGACGACTACCTCAACCTGCCGATGAACCGCGAGGAGTACTACCGCTTCATCGCCGAGGTGAAGGCGGGCCAGAAGCTCACGCCGCACAGCTTCGAGGAACCGAAATACTTCGAAGGCTGTCTACCGATCGAAGTGATGGCGGAGCGCGGCGACGAGACCCTGGCCTTTGGGCCCATGAAACCCGTGGGGCTGATGGACCCGCGCACGGGGCAGGCGCCCTACGCGGTGGTGCAGCTGCGCATGGAGGACCGGGCGGGCACGGCGTGGAACATGGTGGGCTTCCAGACGCGGCTGACGTGGGGAGAGCAAAAGCGCATCTTCACCACCTGCATTCCGGGGCTGAAGGACGCGGAGTTCCTGCGGATGGGGCAGATCCACCGCAACACGTTCATCGACTCGCCGCGGCTCTTGGACAAGGACTTGTCGCTGAAGGCGGAGCGGCGGCTGTTCTTCGCGGGACAGATTACGGGGGTGGAGGGCTACGTGGAGTCCTCGGCGTGTGGCTACCTGACGGCGTTGGCGGTGCAGGCGCGGCTGATGGGGCATGAGTTCGTCCCGCCCCCGGCCACCACGGCCCTGGGCTCGCTGTACCGGCACGTGACGGGCGAAGCGCACCCGCCGGACTACCCGCACCAGCCCTCGAACATCATCTTCGGCCTGTTCCCGCCGCTGCCCGGGCGGGTGAAGAAGGCGGACAAACGGGCGCGGTACGCGGCGCGGGCCCAGGAGGATCTGCTCGCGTGGTTGCCCACCGTGGCGGTTGCCCAGTCGCTGCAGAGGAGCGCGTGA
- a CDS encoding TraR/DksA family transcriptional regulator, which translates to MTRVNELLKIRQLLQRRRREILTVSLGTHRELAALKEQEKDPEYEEGAQSELADYTLSSLVESQRREIMLIDAALRRMDEGVFGECVDCGIEIPLDRLEAMPFAIRCEEDATSHELETRGGRMATPSL; encoded by the coding sequence ATGACCCGAGTCAACGAACTTCTGAAAATCCGGCAACTCCTTCAGCGCCGCCGCCGGGAGATCCTCACCGTGAGCCTGGGGACCCACCGGGAGCTGGCGGCCCTCAAGGAGCAGGAAAAAGACCCCGAGTACGAGGAGGGCGCGCAGTCCGAGCTGGCCGACTACACCCTGTCCAGCCTGGTGGAATCCCAGCGCCGGGAGATCATGCTCATCGACGCCGCGCTGCGGCGCATGGACGAGGGCGTCTTCGGGGAGTGCGTGGACTGTGGCATCGAGATTCCCCTCGATCGCCTGGAGGCCATGCCCTTCGCCATCCGCTGCGAGGAGGACGCGACCAGCCACGAGTTGGAGACGCGCGGCGGGCGCATGGCCACCCCGTCCCTGTAG
- a CDS encoding ExbD/TolR family protein — MRFRKAMARKKRKEREAAGEIKELNITAMMDMMTILLVFLLKSFASSSAAVTASEDVRPPISTTRATPKDTVAITITPKNILVGDKEAVRLVNGQVPPEQLQGRLVVGLDAQLKKEVEKLKFIAERNPAAPFSKEVSIIGDKKIPYDMLLTILYTAGQNELENYRFVVLMKEGAE, encoded by the coding sequence ATGCGCTTCCGCAAGGCGATGGCCCGCAAGAAGCGCAAGGAGCGTGAGGCCGCCGGCGAGATCAAAGAGCTGAACATCACCGCGATGATGGACATGATGACCATCCTCCTGGTGTTCCTGCTCAAGTCCTTCGCCTCATCGTCCGCGGCGGTCACCGCCTCGGAGGATGTGCGGCCCCCCATCTCCACCACCCGCGCCACGCCCAAGGACACGGTGGCCATCACCATCACCCCCAAGAACATCCTGGTGGGGGACAAGGAGGCGGTCCGGCTGGTGAACGGGCAGGTGCCCCCGGAGCAGCTCCAGGGCCGGCTCGTGGTGGGGTTGGATGCCCAGCTCAAGAAGGAAGTGGAGAAGCTGAAGTTCATCGCCGAGCGCAACCCGGCGGCCCCCTTCAGCAAAGAGGTGTCGATCATCGGGGACAAGAAGATCCCCTACGACATGCTGCTCACCATCCTCTACACCGCGGGCCAGAACGAGCTGGAGAACTACCGGTTCGTGGTCCTCATGAAAGAGGGCGCGGAGTAG
- a CDS encoding ExbD/TolR family protein, whose product MAFYFSRRKLKPREEEEMGELNIVPYLDILMNLIIFMLLSITGLASFGILNVSAPSYGGPSAGVQQDAGDQPKLTLSVLISRKGYFVNSENTILGDGKAPTIPLKADGSYDFEALGANMLEIKKAFPTETKVIIAADADVQYDTLIQTMDTCRETPGSPRRLLFPDVTLAGF is encoded by the coding sequence ATGGCGTTCTATTTCTCGCGGCGGAAGCTGAAGCCTCGTGAGGAAGAGGAGATGGGGGAGCTGAACATCGTCCCCTACCTCGACATCCTCATGAACCTCATCATCTTCATGCTGCTGTCCATCACCGGCCTGGCCTCGTTCGGCATCTTGAACGTGAGCGCGCCCAGCTATGGCGGCCCGTCCGCGGGCGTTCAGCAAGATGCGGGCGATCAGCCCAAGTTGACGCTCAGCGTGCTCATCTCCCGCAAGGGCTACTTCGTCAACAGCGAGAACACCATCCTCGGCGATGGCAAGGCGCCCACCATCCCCCTCAAGGCGGATGGGAGCTATGACTTCGAGGCGCTCGGCGCCAACATGCTGGAGATCAAGAAGGCCTTCCCCACCGAGACGAAGGTCATCATCGCGGCGGACGCGGACGTGCAGTACGACACGCTCATTCAGACGATGGACACCTGCCGGGAGACGCCGGGCTCCCCACGGCGGCTCTTGTTCCCGGACGTCACGTTGGCGGGGTTCTGA
- a CDS encoding MotA/TolQ/ExbB proton channel family protein, producing MILMMSDLLDGVLLTATPEGGKLGVVDSVVKFFKDGGPFMFVNLFWFACSLAVAAERFFTLMFRYNLHAPPFMEQISKLVMTGNVDRAVKLCSAAPNAPLAKVIRAGLTRANRGEIEVAKAVEEALVEHTPHVGARIPWLWSLANIATLVGLVGTIFGLIGTFQALGNVPAEQKQQLLSDGISKAMNNTAFALSIAVLCIIFHLILTSYSKGMVESVELNALRLENLLSRRNAGESGDADTRAA from the coding sequence ATGATCCTCATGATGAGCGACCTGCTGGACGGAGTGCTGCTGACGGCCACTCCCGAGGGCGGCAAGCTGGGTGTCGTGGACTCCGTCGTGAAGTTCTTCAAGGACGGCGGTCCCTTCATGTTCGTGAACCTGTTCTGGTTTGCCTGCTCCTTGGCGGTGGCGGCCGAACGCTTCTTCACGCTGATGTTCCGCTACAACCTCCACGCCCCGCCCTTCATGGAGCAGATCTCCAAGCTCGTCATGACGGGCAACGTGGACCGCGCGGTGAAGCTGTGCAGCGCGGCGCCCAACGCCCCCCTGGCCAAGGTGATCCGCGCGGGCCTCACCCGCGCCAACCGCGGCGAGATTGAAGTGGCCAAGGCCGTGGAAGAGGCCCTCGTCGAGCACACCCCGCACGTGGGCGCCCGCATCCCCTGGCTGTGGTCGCTGGCGAACATCGCCACCCTCGTCGGGCTGGTGGGCACCATCTTCGGCCTCATCGGCACCTTCCAGGCGCTCGGCAACGTGCCGGCGGAGCAGAAGCAGCAGCTCTTGTCGGACGGCATCTCCAAGGCCATGAACAACACGGCCTTCGCGCTCTCCATCGCCGTGCTCTGCATCATCTTCCACCTCATCCTCACCTCGTACTCCAAGGGCATGGTGGAGAGCGTGGAGCTCAACGCGCTGCGGCTGGAGAACCTGCTGTCGCGCCGCAACGCCGGTGAGTCGGGCGACGCGGATACCCGGGCCGCCTGA
- the topA gene encoding type I DNA topoisomerase — MATRKKKADETGTEAEETAAKKKAKRPAAKKAAAKKKSATKRKGSASLATVEVSADEEEEATPRGKGPHYLVVVESPAKAKTIKKYLGTGYTVKASVGHVKDLPKSKIGVDVEHDFQPEYQVIKGKEKVLNELKKAAKAVDKVYLATDPDREGEAIAWHIFEELGHKDSYRVLFNEITKKAIQEAIAQPRHLNQESYDSQQTRRILDRLVGYQISPLLWKKIRRGLSAGRVQSVAVRLICEREDEIKAFLPQEYWTLDALLEGASGPPPFKAKLSKIDGKKVELKDRETTDALVAELQGAEFTVAKVDRRERRRNAPAPFITSKLQQEAANRLHFTAKKTMTLAQRLYEGIPMGEEGQTALITYMRTDSTRLSDDAVKQVREFIGNQYGGDFLPEEPVSYRSKKNAQDAHEAIRPVSLEYPPERVRPFFEQMGEQDMFRLYELIWNRFVACQMKPAVYDQTSADIAAGRATFRASGSTLKFAGYLRVYGAGLTPEEEAEKEKAKAAGDEATDSDEATGELPPLNDGDKLRLQKLLNEQHFTQPPPRFSEATLVKELEERGIGRPSTYAAILSTIQDKKYVEKLEGRFRPTDLGVMTNEMLVKHFPKEMAVAFTADLEEKLDQISEGGASWKAVLHDFYGPFKETLEKAEAEMRDVKREEIKTDIPCEKCGNPLVIKFGKMGHFLACSNYPDCKNTKDFKRDAEGKIVIVEEETTDEKCENCGKPMVIKRGRFGRFLACSGYPDCKTSKPISIGVNCPECKQGYLTERRSGRGKIFFGCNRYPDCKFAAWDRPLAEACPQCQSPYLLQKFSKRDGVYVACPNKECDYRREVQQPADATAPSAA; from the coding sequence ATGGCCACGCGGAAGAAGAAGGCGGACGAGACAGGCACTGAGGCCGAGGAGACGGCTGCCAAGAAGAAGGCCAAGCGTCCAGCGGCCAAGAAGGCGGCCGCCAAGAAGAAGTCGGCCACCAAGCGCAAGGGCTCAGCCTCGCTGGCCACGGTGGAGGTGTCGGCCGACGAGGAAGAGGAGGCCACGCCGCGTGGCAAGGGGCCGCACTATCTGGTGGTGGTGGAGTCGCCCGCCAAGGCGAAGACCATCAAGAAGTACCTGGGCACCGGCTACACGGTGAAGGCCTCCGTGGGCCACGTGAAGGACTTGCCCAAGAGCAAGATCGGCGTGGACGTGGAGCACGACTTCCAGCCCGAGTACCAGGTCATCAAGGGCAAGGAGAAGGTCCTCAACGAGCTGAAGAAGGCCGCCAAGGCCGTGGACAAGGTCTACCTGGCCACGGACCCGGATCGCGAGGGTGAGGCCATTGCCTGGCACATCTTCGAGGAGCTTGGCCACAAGGACTCCTACCGGGTGCTCTTCAACGAGATCACCAAGAAGGCCATCCAGGAGGCCATCGCCCAGCCTCGCCACCTCAACCAGGAGAGCTACGACTCGCAGCAGACGCGGCGCATCCTGGACCGGCTGGTCGGCTATCAAATCTCGCCGCTGCTCTGGAAGAAGATCCGCCGGGGCCTGTCCGCGGGCCGCGTGCAGTCCGTGGCGGTGCGGCTCATCTGTGAGCGCGAGGACGAGATCAAGGCCTTTCTGCCCCAGGAATACTGGACGCTGGATGCGCTCTTGGAAGGCGCCTCGGGCCCGCCGCCCTTCAAGGCCAAGCTGTCCAAGATCGACGGCAAGAAGGTGGAGCTGAAGGACCGCGAGACCACCGACGCGCTGGTGGCGGAGCTCCAGGGGGCCGAGTTCACCGTCGCCAAGGTCGACCGCCGTGAGCGCCGCCGCAATGCGCCCGCGCCGTTCATCACCTCCAAGCTTCAGCAGGAGGCGGCCAACCGGCTGCACTTCACCGCCAAGAAGACCATGACGCTCGCCCAGCGCCTCTACGAGGGCATTCCCATGGGCGAGGAAGGTCAGACGGCGCTCATCACGTACATGCGCACGGACTCCACGCGCCTGTCGGACGACGCGGTGAAGCAGGTGCGCGAGTTCATCGGCAACCAGTACGGCGGGGACTTCCTGCCGGAGGAGCCGGTGTCGTACCGCAGCAAGAAGAACGCCCAGGATGCGCACGAGGCCATCCGCCCCGTGTCCCTGGAGTACCCGCCGGAGCGGGTGCGCCCGTTCTTCGAGCAGATGGGCGAGCAGGACATGTTCCGGCTCTACGAGCTCATCTGGAACCGCTTCGTCGCCTGTCAGATGAAGCCGGCCGTGTATGACCAGACGAGCGCGGACATCGCCGCGGGACGGGCCACCTTCCGGGCCTCGGGCTCCACGCTGAAGTTCGCCGGCTACCTCCGGGTCTACGGCGCCGGCCTGACGCCCGAGGAAGAGGCGGAGAAGGAGAAGGCCAAGGCCGCGGGCGACGAGGCCACGGACTCGGACGAGGCCACCGGCGAGCTGCCCCCGCTCAACGACGGGGACAAGCTGCGCCTGCAGAAGCTGCTGAACGAGCAGCACTTCACCCAGCCGCCGCCGCGCTTCTCCGAGGCCACGCTGGTGAAGGAACTGGAGGAGCGGGGCATTGGCCGCCCCTCCACCTACGCCGCCATCCTCTCCACCATCCAGGACAAGAAGTACGTGGAGAAGCTGGAGGGCCGCTTCCGGCCCACGGACCTGGGAGTGATGACCAACGAGATGCTCGTCAAGCACTTCCCCAAGGAGATGGCCGTCGCCTTCACCGCGGACCTCGAGGAGAAGCTGGACCAAATCTCCGAGGGTGGGGCGAGCTGGAAGGCCGTGCTCCACGACTTCTACGGGCCCTTCAAGGAGACGCTCGAGAAGGCCGAAGCGGAGATGCGCGACGTCAAGCGCGAGGAGATCAAAACCGACATCCCGTGCGAGAAGTGCGGCAACCCGCTGGTCATCAAGTTCGGGAAGATGGGCCACTTCCTGGCCTGCTCGAACTACCCCGATTGCAAGAACACCAAGGACTTCAAGCGGGACGCGGAAGGCAAAATCGTCATCGTGGAGGAGGAGACCACGGACGAGAAGTGCGAGAACTGCGGCAAGCCCATGGTCATCAAGCGGGGCCGCTTCGGGCGCTTCCTGGCGTGCTCTGGTTACCCGGATTGCAAGACCTCCAAGCCCATCTCCATCGGCGTGAACTGTCCGGAGTGCAAGCAGGGCTACCTCACCGAGCGCCGCAGCGGCCGGGGGAAGATCTTCTTCGGCTGTAATCGCTACCCGGACTGCAAGTTCGCCGCCTGGGACCGGCCGCTGGCGGAGGCCTGCCCTCAATGCCAGTCGCCCTACCTGTTGCAAAAGTTCTCCAAGCGGGATGGCGTCTACGTGGCCTGCCCCAACAAGGAGTGCGATTACCGGCGCGAGGTTCAGCAGCCGGCCGATGCGACCGCTCCCTCTGCTGCCTGA
- a CDS encoding DNA-processing protein DprA yields MAHTLSHILSADQCATLALWSVPGLGPKTLEALRAFAGGHLGALASRPVREWAGQAPVSGPVRQRLASGEDLPLLAERTLARCAASGVEVAFSGAPGYPERLVGTPDAPPLLFYKGHVGPPRRRVAMVGSRHPEQGFLPYARDFARQVAEGGVGVVSGAAMGVDRACHWGALDAGGETWAFLGSALDELDPPQARLLPHFLERGGVFFSELPPGVRASRSTFPRRNRLIAGASDAVVVMRAGKDSGALYTAVAGEALGRPVLALPGDVRNEAAVGCNGLIQQGRARACLSVKDVWEFVGARPVLAVPPGTGEGWEVLSAEAKGAYEVLDRVPRTFEEVLAAVRLSPAALASALVELELSGLLIQHPGRLFERI; encoded by the coding sequence ATGGCGCACACCTTATCGCACATTCTATCGGCGGACCAATGCGCCACGTTGGCGCTCTGGTCGGTCCCGGGCCTGGGCCCGAAGACCCTGGAGGCCCTGCGCGCCTTCGCCGGTGGGCACCTGGGGGCGTTGGCTTCCCGGCCCGTGCGTGAGTGGGCGGGACAGGCGCCTGTCTCCGGTCCCGTGCGGCAGCGGCTGGCGTCGGGGGAGGACTTGCCCCTGCTGGCCGAGCGCACCCTGGCGCGTTGCGCGGCCAGCGGCGTGGAGGTGGCCTTCTCCGGGGCGCCGGGCTACCCCGAGCGCCTCGTGGGAACGCCGGACGCGCCCCCCCTGCTTTTCTACAAGGGCCACGTGGGGCCTCCGCGGCGCCGGGTGGCCATGGTGGGCAGCCGGCACCCAGAGCAGGGCTTTCTTCCCTATGCGCGGGACTTCGCGCGGCAGGTGGCCGAGGGCGGTGTGGGGGTGGTGTCGGGGGCCGCCATGGGGGTGGACCGGGCCTGCCACTGGGGCGCCCTGGATGCAGGGGGAGAGACCTGGGCCTTCCTTGGCTCGGCGCTGGACGAGCTAGACCCACCCCAAGCCCGCCTGCTTCCTCACTTTTTGGAGCGAGGGGGCGTGTTCTTCAGTGAGCTGCCCCCCGGCGTCCGGGCGAGCAGGTCCACCTTCCCCCGGCGCAACCGCCTCATCGCTGGCGCGTCGGACGCGGTGGTGGTGATGCGGGCGGGGAAGGACTCCGGGGCGCTGTACACCGCGGTGGCCGGGGAGGCGCTGGGGCGTCCCGTGCTGGCCCTGCCGGGGGATGTCCGCAACGAGGCCGCGGTGGGCTGCAACGGCCTGATTCAGCAGGGGCGTGCGCGGGCATGCCTCTCGGTGAAGGACGTCTGGGAGTTCGTGGGGGCCCGCCCCGTGTTGGCGGTCCCGCCCGGGACAGGGGAGGGGTGGGAGGTGCTCTCCGCGGAAGCGAAGGGGGCCTATGAGGTGTTGGATCGGGTTCCCCGCACATTTGAAGAAGTGCTGGCGGCGGTCCGGCTTTCACCCGCGGCGCTCGCGAGCGCGCTGGTGGAACTGGAGCTGTCTGGGTTGCTGATCCAGCACCCGGGCAGGTTGTTCGAGAGGATTTGA
- a CDS encoding LysM peptidoglycan-binding domain-containing protein encodes MRSRILTSLLLALVIAPPGLARAQEAEAEDPEGGETEGADVADEPRSTRVPNVAGARETAPGEVHTVVGGDTLWDLSQQYLGSPWYWPKVWSYNPEIANPHWIYPGNRVRFFPAGEEVPSRVETGIGPDDTTDDIQAATELSGEDLVSVSGKISYQPQGTTLVTTQAFVTQKEVDEAGRIDNSFSDAEMLSFPDKVYVRFKRKTDAKVGDRYLIFRTVQEVQHPVNKKRKVGYLTELNGTLKVLTVGDKFVTAQIQDTWNPIERTNLVGPYGEKLTDRIAVKPNSKPLKGYIVTALVPYLTLTGEHSLMVVDKGSADGVETGNVFTIVRQEDTVGGTLLNPTQKDKALPVEAIGLCLVTEVKERASNCLLTSSLREIVPGDQAELRVGKAPTASR; translated from the coding sequence ATGCGCTCCCGGATCCTGACATCGCTCCTCCTGGCCCTGGTCATCGCGCCGCCTGGCCTGGCCCGCGCCCAGGAGGCGGAAGCCGAGGACCCCGAAGGCGGTGAGACGGAGGGCGCGGACGTCGCTGACGAGCCCCGCTCCACCCGGGTGCCCAACGTCGCGGGGGCCCGGGAGACGGCCCCCGGCGAGGTGCACACGGTGGTGGGGGGCGACACCCTGTGGGATCTCTCCCAGCAGTACCTGGGCAGCCCCTGGTACTGGCCCAAGGTCTGGTCCTACAACCCGGAGATCGCCAACCCGCACTGGATCTACCCTGGCAACCGGGTGCGCTTCTTCCCGGCGGGCGAGGAGGTGCCCTCGCGCGTGGAGACGGGGATCGGTCCGGACGACACGACCGACGACATTCAGGCGGCCACGGAGCTGAGCGGCGAGGACCTGGTGAGCGTCTCCGGGAAGATCTCCTACCAGCCCCAGGGCACCACGCTCGTCACCACGCAGGCCTTCGTGACCCAGAAGGAAGTGGACGAGGCGGGGCGGATCGACAACTCCTTCTCCGACGCGGAGATGCTCTCCTTCCCGGACAAGGTCTACGTGCGCTTCAAGCGCAAGACCGACGCCAAGGTGGGAGACCGCTACCTCATCTTCCGCACCGTCCAGGAAGTGCAGCACCCGGTGAACAAGAAGCGCAAGGTGGGCTACCTCACGGAGCTCAATGGCACCCTGAAGGTGCTGACCGTGGGGGACAAGTTCGTCACCGCGCAGATCCAGGACACCTGGAACCCCATCGAGCGCACGAATCTGGTGGGCCCGTACGGCGAGAAGCTGACCGACCGCATCGCCGTCAAACCCAACAGCAAGCCGCTCAAGGGCTACATCGTCACGGCCCTGGTGCCGTACCTGACGCTCACCGGCGAGCACAGCCTGATGGTGGTGGACAAGGGCAGCGCGGATGGGGTCGAGACCGGCAATGTCTTCACCATCGTGCGCCAGGAGGACACCGTCGGAGGCACGCTGCTCAATCCCACCCAGAAGGACAAGGCGCTGCCGGTGGAGGCCATTGGCCTGTGCCTCGTCACCGAGGTGAAGGAGCGCGCCTCCAACTGCCTGTTGACGTCCTCCCTGCGCGAAATCGTCCCCGGCGATCAGGCCGAACTTCGTGTAGGCAAAGCACCTACTGCAAGCCGTTGA
- a CDS encoding tetratricopeptide repeat protein — translation MLKRPFMLWRLLAAVPLCMLAACATGSASQAELAALRAELRALREQQARMNEKVERMERSASVLSARPASAKAPGELAAPASAAPASRTHEVPSLTVVKLKPKSEPAPTLPVQVDVMEPDNEQMEMFVSSAPADAPASEPVNTALLDAEFEQAVAALRTGNVEAGVVRLQAFAEQNPRHAHADNALYFSGLGLIGLKDLDGASRLFERLINNYPAGDAVLDGMLRLAECRLKLKQPEDARALYTRVITQFPGTAAATQAEQRLASLSP, via the coding sequence GTGCTGAAGCGTCCTTTCATGCTCTGGCGGCTGCTCGCCGCCGTTCCGTTGTGCATGCTCGCCGCGTGCGCCACCGGCTCTGCCTCTCAGGCGGAGTTAGCCGCGCTGCGCGCGGAGTTGCGTGCGCTCCGGGAGCAGCAGGCACGCATGAACGAGAAGGTGGAGCGCATGGAGCGCAGCGCCTCGGTTCTCAGCGCCCGTCCTGCCTCCGCGAAGGCGCCCGGGGAGCTGGCCGCGCCCGCCTCCGCGGCCCCCGCCTCGCGGACGCATGAGGTTCCCTCCTTGACGGTGGTGAAGCTCAAGCCGAAGTCCGAGCCTGCCCCCACGCTGCCCGTCCAGGTGGACGTGATGGAGCCGGACAACGAGCAGATGGAGATGTTCGTCAGCTCCGCGCCCGCGGATGCCCCCGCCTCCGAGCCGGTGAACACGGCCCTTCTGGACGCGGAGTTCGAGCAGGCCGTGGCGGCCTTGCGCACGGGCAACGTGGAGGCCGGGGTGGTGCGGCTGCAAGCCTTCGCCGAGCAGAACCCGCGCCACGCCCACGCCGACAACGCGCTCTATTTCAGCGGGCTGGGCTTGATCGGCCTCAAGGATCTCGACGGTGCCTCCCGCCTCTTCGAGCGCCTCATCAACAACTACCCCGCGGGGGATGCCGTGCTCGACGGCATGCTCCGGCTCGCGGAATGCCGGCTGAAGCTCAAGCAGCCGGAAGACGCCCGCGCGCTCTACACCCGCGTCATCACCCAGTTCCCAGGGACGGCCGCCGCGACACAAGCAGAGCAGCGGCTCGCGTCCCTGTCGCCCTAG
- the pgeF gene encoding peptidoglycan editing factor PgeF produces MEPLFITSPLLPVPHGFSTRSGGVSMGPFAALNLGLATGDVRERVDENYQRLAQAAGAPLGALATVKQVHGDRVVQAIPGEGSATLRPQQTEADALWTDQPGQWVGVSTADCVPVLLVDPEGQHVAAVHSGWRGTEADISARAVEALVARGAKPEKLLVAVGPAIQQCCYVVSEELARRFATRFGAEVVVARGDEFRLDLPRAVVLTLRRLGVKVPHMDVLQECNSCDAAHFFSHRRDAGRTGRHINFVLHRF; encoded by the coding sequence ATGGAGCCCTTGTTCATCACTTCGCCGCTTTTGCCCGTGCCTCACGGTTTTTCGACCCGGTCGGGAGGCGTGTCCATGGGACCCTTCGCCGCGCTCAACCTGGGGCTGGCCACCGGAGATGTGCGGGAGCGCGTGGACGAGAACTACCAGCGTCTGGCGCAGGCCGCGGGTGCACCCCTGGGAGCGTTGGCCACGGTGAAACAAGTCCACGGAGACCGGGTGGTTCAGGCCATTCCAGGCGAGGGCTCCGCCACGCTGCGTCCACAGCAGACCGAGGCCGATGCGCTTTGGACGGATCAGCCCGGGCAGTGGGTGGGCGTGTCCACGGCGGACTGCGTGCCGGTGCTCCTGGTGGACCCCGAAGGCCAGCACGTGGCGGCGGTGCACTCGGGCTGGCGTGGCACGGAGGCGGACATCTCGGCCCGGGCGGTGGAGGCGCTGGTGGCGCGCGGCGCGAAGCCCGAGAAGCTGCTGGTGGCCGTGGGCCCCGCCATCCAACAGTGCTGCTATGTCGTCTCCGAGGAACTCGCTCGGCGCTTCGCCACGCGCTTCGGCGCGGAGGTGGTGGTGGCGCGAGGGGACGAGTTCCGCCTGGATCTGCCCCGCGCGGTGGTCCTGACGCTGCGGCGCCTGGGGGTGAAGGTTCCTCACATGGATGTGCTACAAGAGTGTAACTCCTGTGACGCCGCGCACTTCTTCTCGCACCGGCGGGACGCGGGCCGCACGGGGCGTCACATCAATTTCGTTCTTCACCGCTTCTGA